In Eleginops maclovinus isolate JMC-PN-2008 ecotype Puerto Natales chromosome 19, JC_Emac_rtc_rv5, whole genome shotgun sequence, the sequence ttttgcatacaGCACTATCtaatctgtgtgtttcaggttttGATGGATGCCTGCCGGGCCAGGGGTCGggacatcatcatcatcaccacagAGATGAATGTGAACGGAGGCCCGGTGACCAGACGTCAACTGAACGTTACTCCGTCTCCTGACTCCTCGCCGGTGTCCTGCATGTCCCCGTCTGACATCATCCTCAAGACGGGCTCACCCAATTCACCCGAtgcagaaaacattttcaacttcAGAGGAACTGGTGAGTGATGCTGAGTGTTTTTCCATATAAAGTACACCTTGCCAAACAACTGACTTAGATAAAAGTAGACACTTGATTAAGAAATCTCAAACCAACTCAtgcaaaaccacacaaaaaaaatgtcaaaacagaTAGTAACGTGCTGATCAAAAGCCGAAATCTGAAAATCTATATTTACACAAGACTAGTCAACTTCACCTGATGATAAATAGCCATGTGTAATTCTCATTCAGCAAACCTACTGTGTCCTAACGTTGGATCAGTATAATATTGTGCTTGTTTCCTGGGTTTTCCACCTTGATGTGGAGATCAGTAGCATCAACAGTTCTCAGTATGCAGATCTGTGTCTCTGGGTATAAAGCTGTGCAGCATTTAACAAAGGCAAGTCTAGACAGATGAGTGCAAATTCCTAGTGGTTGCAATCATTATCTGAGTGCTCATTCCGGAGGACACCAGATGAAATGTGTTGTCAGGGTGAGGTGAAGGTAGTTCTGGTGGTGCTTTACAAAGAAAGAAGCCACATTTCTTCGGCTACAGAGGAACTGATTCTTAATTAATCCCGTAGAAACTAAAAGAGTGTCTTTGAATACAGTTAGAATAGAATAAAAGCTGTGTTCCTTTTTCATAATATATAGTACTTATTATATGCTGTGTATactttatattaatattcattGTACTGGTTATACTTAAATGCCACTGcctattaaacacacacagctcctcaatttccctctgGCATTGCATTCTGGGAGAACAGTGTACAGTGTGAATCAGTAGCGCTTTCAAAGAATAAGATAATAAGAAATGTTTGACGATTGTTTGTTTTGGCAGTTTTCTAgtaacaaacaacagaaaccTACATTTAATTAGTATGTAGTCACAGACTAAAAGACACCTGTTTGACTACACCTTGGTTAATTACATCTATTTCAACAAAGCATcaattatattttatgtatgattaggttttttttaagcgTATGCATAATTCTTGCTGCTCTGAATATGTATCCTCATGGTTGATGGTCTAATGGGATTAAAGagttgaaatgtaatcaaattaaacatgtttGCCTTGTATTGcccaaaataacacatttgtgtaGGGCTTTACCATTTGTTCAGCAAACAACATGCTCTATTCTTTGACCTTTGTTTAGATTAAGGAAAACCCCAAACTTCCACATGATTGCATCTCACTCACTGTCTTACTCCTTTACATCAGGCACAagagggagcagcagcagcagcagtggcagcgGCAGACTTCCCTCCTGTGAGCTGGGCCAGTGCAGCTCTCCTCCGCCCAGACAGAGGATGTTATCTGAACCGTGGCTGGCCATTCACAACCTGGCCTGCCTGAACCGGGCCTATGAGGAGAGCATGATGGAGAGGAGCCTGCGGGAGGAGGGGGGCGGAAAGGATTCAAGGAGGGAGActggagggaggggaggtgaggAGCCACACTTTGATCCGTCCagggtgaagagaggaaggagagttTGCTTCAAAGAAGGGATTTCAGATATGGAGGAGAGAATTACAACAGGGAGGTTTTTCTTCCGAGGCTGTCTCAGTCGGCCCTCTCCCTGACAGAGGTGAGCTCATCTCAGGCAACAGCCAGCCGACTCTTCCCTCAGAGGTGTCTGATGCCCAAAGGTTCAACTTCTGACACCACCACCCTAAAAAGCTGGGTTGATAAGCTTCCTGCTTATTTGCGTCCCCACTCCCAACTCCGCAGGAACACCCTCCCCTCCGTCATGGTGGTTCCTCCTCCGCTTCACCTCCCACCCTTAGTCTATCAATCAGACTCCCATCTGAAGGTTCCCATTCCAAAAAACAGGAGCATGGTGTTTCTGCCTCACCCACCAAGCTCGTCATCATCCTTATCTTCACCCAGAGCATCTGTAAGACTCCCCAGGCTTCTGGCCGCCTCCTCCTGCACCTCCCTGGCTGCTCCCCCTGCATCCTGCTGCAGCAAGAGCTTGCTGCGCCGCCACTCGGTACAGCTTGACCAGATCAGAGGACGAGGAGAAACTATTTAGGCGTTCATCCCTCCATAATGTGGTTCTCTGACAGGAAATAAAGCTACAGTTCAAGCAGCAGGCTGAAAATGTGGTGAAGTTGACAAGATATACATTGTTTAAAAGCACAAAGCCTATATATACAAAAGTATATAAAATGgtaacagaatagaaataaagtgaGGTAATTGCCATGTTTGTGCCTCTCCAAATTTGCTTTAGTATTTTGGTTTAAATTGAATTCTGAAATGTATTCGTTTATTTGATTAGTTACTTATTTGATTGACATAGGCtataattattcatttatatttgcacatttttgacaaaaatgtaaagacaaaGTTCTGCTTCCCAGCTGAAATATCTGAGTACATTGCTTTATGATCTTTGAATGAAAACTTGTACATTTGTCTGTCAACAATACAGAGGACAACTAAGGTTGTATGAACCCATGGCtgacaaacatattttaatccAATGGTTgccatttaaaaagcaaacattttagaaaaatgtgtaaaatatcaACTTTTAGGTTGCAAATGTGATTTCACTCGATTACCAGAACAAAGTGAAATGACTACATGTTTTGAAAGACAAATCCCAACCATAAAGGTCCAGTGAAAGAAGGTCATGTTCATGGCAAAAGGAGTgaagtcattttatttgtttttaatatgtatcTACAACAAGGGGGACACAGGCAAAAACGACTGACAActtgatgaaaatgaaaacaaaaccccaaaaaaattacatttattatcaatGAATTTTCCCACCTTTTTTTCCaataagcaacatttttttgtctAAAGAAACTTTACAATATAAAGAAACATACGAAGAAGGAACCTCTCATTTTACTACACGAGACATTTAGGATCTGAAACTACCCTAACATGAGATACAAAGCAACTCCCCGGGGACAGACTGCCTCATATTCAATACTGCTTTGTCATCAAGAGGAAAAAAATTAGGAACTGAACAGAAAAATCTTTACTcccctcaacaaaaaaaaaagtcctctcTTAACCCTCCCTACCCCTGAATGTTACAGTATTATACATCAGCACAatagaaatacagaaatgatcAACGTTGTGACGGTTTTACTTACAGGACAGAAAGATAGAGAGAAGTTCAACTGCATTTTATACAACAGTATTTCAAAGTACAGGGGAGGAAACGCCTGCTCCCGCACTCTCTCTACCTCTTAGCAATTAGAACAAATctgtctgttattttttttttctctttactttCCCAAAACATTTCTCCCCGCCCCATtttaaatagattaaaaaaaaaatccttcatAGTAAAGTCTGTACTCTGGTACATGGTGTGTCGGGCTGAGAGCCAGTGTGGCCTATTTTAGTTGTGGGTAGTTAAATGTCTGAGGCattacttttattatgaaaaactGGCCTGTTTTGCTCTATTCTTGCAAATTCTCTGTcaaacagtgaaaaaaaaggactgttTTGAGGCTGTTTTGCCACCTGGCTAGGACATTTCCAAGgacagaggcagaggaggcaggcTCCTGTTCAAGAATCACGTTTAATTTAAGATTTGTTTAGATATTGTGTGTGACTGAGTTAGCTAAAAGGCGTTCAAACACACTCACTACAAAATTGTCCTCCTTGTCCTCTGAGACCCCTCGACGCTCTGATGCACACGTCTGTCTGTGATGAGGTGAAGTAGCATAATAGTCTATAGCAGCTCCAGTTGTTTCTTATCGTCAAAGACACACCATAtctctgaacaaacacacacacacagttccccCGAATCAGCACGTTTCTGATCAACTGTTGTCGTGAtttgaaaatatcaaaacatgtcaatgatatcaaaatgcattttacagtatttacaaaaaaattaaaattaaaagatggagagagagagttgtacaaaaaaaaaaaaatcatcagaGGGGTGGTGAGTATGCTGGAAAGGTGAGAAAGGACGGAGGTGTTTTTCTTCAAGACGACCAAAGGGAGGAGGCCACTCGTCACGGTCAACAGAGCAACGCCTTTCCGTTTCCTGCTTTGCtctgacataaaaaaaagacgTCCAGGGTCCGATAAGCAGAGAGTCCTTTCAGAGGGAGTTCAACAACATGTCTGCAAGCTCTACTGATAGTGTGTAAAAGCAAATCTCCAAAAAGCACATACATACATCACAGTGTGTTGAGAGCAGAAAACAATCGAAGTGTTCACTTCAGTTCAGCAGAGGCGATACCGCAGCCTACGCAC encodes:
- the LOC134881142 gene encoding ankyrin repeat domain-containing protein 34B — its product is MGDPLSDCSPLIGAAASCKLRLVRLLVEGGAQVNRCNPKGETPLLAACKALRGEPDGPETVKLLTYLLQNKAEPNAQDRAGRTALMYACMERAGAQVASTLLAAGADPSIEDHSGASALVYAVNTQHQPTVKVLMDACRARGRDIIIITTEMNVNGGPVTRRQLNVTPSPDSSPVSCMSPSDIILKTGSPNSPDAENIFNFRGTGTRGSSSSSSGSGRLPSCELGQCSSPPPRQRMLSEPWLAIHNLACLNRAYEESMMERSLREEGGGKDSRRETGGRGEVSSSQATASRLFPQRCLMPKGSTSDTTTLKSWVDKLPAYLRPHSQLRRNTLPSVMVVPPPLHLPPLVYQSDSHLKVPIPKNRSMVFLPHPPSSSSSLSSPRASVRLPRLLAASSCTSLAAPPASCCSKSLLRRHSVQLDQIRGRGETI